One genomic region from Anopheles bellator chromosome 2, idAnoBellAS_SP24_06.2, whole genome shotgun sequence encodes:
- the LOC131209133 gene encoding uncharacterized protein DDB_G0271670, with amino-acid sequence MRHNNIESIRAITYDQQPSMEAMADANNNHGSTAGYTLLGAAADAAGTLTSEIRKDEKYSLRQRQSRRTTLESSVAKASGTTKEKATPKEKPKPKAAPLSKYRRKTANARERSRMREINSAFENLRRAVPLAVAGPSGSSSPVSSPQCGASASSSSEKLTKITTLRMAMKYIRILSDMLSGGGASSGGGYDNNNDLDMVNHNEIEREVMQKGLLLRDGLLQGCGYGSPDLSPVRPPVDHRYTAAPGPSAARGSSSSSSSSSSSSSSSSSSSGCTSTLASNPRKRTSKKSTPASSRAKKSSTAGSSSGTRSSTRKLPLAANKFTEHSPIPLIAPDAASIDPGPADTGPLSMDVDLGSVLESDNDSLILSEPCLSPGVTGGAGGLKTHGFGCPNTSTVVPNDNLEFGLFLESDADSLQLSEPCLSPLSHLDSLNPFNELLTGFNEQTALELYL; translated from the coding sequence ATGCGTCACAACAACATCGAGTCGATCAGGGCGATCACCTACGATCAGCAACCGTCGATGGAGGCGATGGCCGACGCGAACAACAACCACGGCAGCACCGCTGGCTACACGCTGCtgggggccgccgccgacgccgccggcaCGCTGACGTCGGAGATCCGCAAGGACGAAAAGTACTCACTCCGGCAGCGCCAGTCCCGCCGCACCACGCTCGAGTCGAGCGTCGCTAAGGCATCGGGGACGACGAAGGAGAAGGCAACGCCGAAGgagaaaccgaagccgaaggctGCCCCTCTCAGCAAGTACCGGCGGAAAACGGCCAACGCCCGCGAGCGGAGCCGCATGCGGGAGATCAACAGTGCGTTCGAGAACCTGCGACGGGCCGTTCCGCTGGCAGTGGCCGGACCGAGCGGGAGCAGCTCCCCGGTCAGCTCGCCCCAGTGCGGGGCcagtgcgtcgtcgtcgagcgagAAGCTCACCAAAATCACCACGCTCCGGATGGCGATGAAGTACATCCGGATACTGAGCGACATGCTATCCGGGGGTGGTGCGTCCAGCGGCGGTGGTtacgacaacaacaacgacctGGACATGGTCAACCACAACGAGATCGAGCGCGAGGTCATGCAGAAGGGGCTGCTACTCCGCGATGGGCTGCTGCAGGGCTGCGGGTACGGATCACCCGACCTGTCTCCGGTGCGTCCACCGGTGGACCACCGGTACACGGCGGCACCGGGGCCATCAGCAGCTagaggcagcagcagtagcagcagtagcagtagcagcagcagcagtagcagcagcagcagcagtggctgCACCAGCACCTTGGCCTCGAACCCACGGAAGCGGACCAGCAAAAAGTCCACTCCAGCCTCGAGTCGGGCGAAGAAGAGCAGCACCGCCGGATCGTCGAGTGGCACCCGGTCCAGCACCCGGAAGCTCCCTCTGGCGGCGAACAAGTTCACCGAACATAGTCCTATCCCGCTGATAGCACCGGACGCGGCCAGCATCGATCCTGGGCCCGCCGATACCGGGCCGCTCAGCATGGACGTGGACCTTGGCTCGGTGCTGGAGTCGGACAACGACTCGCTCATCCTGTCCGAGCCGTGCCTCAGCCCGGGCGTGACGGGTGGTGCGGGCGGTCTGAAGACGCACGGGTTCGGCTGCCCCAACACTAGCACGGTGGTGCCAAACGATAACCTCGAGTTTGGACTGTTCCTAGAGTCGGACGCGGACTCGCTGCAGCTGTCCGAGCCCTGCCTCAGCCCGCTCAGCCACCTGGACTCGCTGAACCCGTTCAACGAGCTGCTGACCGGCTTCAACGAGCAGACGGCCCTCGAGCTGTACCTATGA